Part of the Micromonospora rhizosphaerae genome is shown below.
GGACGCTGGCCCTGGCAGGGCAACGGACCGGTAAGTGGTCCGGACGTAAGCGCCCGCCCGGGACGGTGAGGTGACTCCGGGTGCACTTGTTGTACCCGACACGCAGGATCCCTGCCGTGGGCCTGGCGGAAGGGCTTCGTGCTTGAGTGCAGGTGGCGGCCGGTCCCGCCGGGCCATGCGGCCCCATGCCCCATTCCACCAGCGGCCGTGTCCACCCCCAGCACCCTAGTCGAACATGCGTTCGATCGGGCCGGCCGTCGGCCGTGTCGGGTCTCGGGACGTGCGTGACAGGTATGGGTAGACGATCTCCGCTTTGGCGATTGGCAGAAACCGCGACAAAGTTGCCGCAGGTGTGGACGAGCAGGGGCTGGTGGCGGGCGAACGGCTTGAGTCTCCATCAGGGGGAGGCGCGAGGGTGATGGCATGAACGGCGACACGCTCTACACGATCGGCGATCTGGCGCGGCGGACCGGGCTGACGGTCAAGACCATCCGGTTCTACTCCGACCGCGGGATCGTGCCGCCGACTGACCGCAGCCCGACCGGCTACCGCCTCTACGGGATCGAGGCCGTCGCACGCTTGGACCTCGTGCGGACGCTGCGCGACCTGGGATTGGACCTTGCCACGATCCGCAAGGTCGTGGACCGGGAGATCTCGCTCCAAGAGGTCGCCGCAGCGCACGCCGAAGCACTGGCGGTGCAGATCCGAATGCTGCGCCGACGGCGCGCGGTGTTGACGGCAGTGGCCAAGCGCGGGTCCACCCCTGAGGAGATGGATCTCATGCACAAGCTGGCTAAGCTCTCCGAGGATGAACGGCAGCGCCTGATCAGCGAATTTCTTGACGCTGCCTTCGGCGGCCTGGAAGCCAACCCTGAGTTCGCGGGGATCATGCGCTCGATGACGCCCGAGCTGCCCGACAACCCCGAGGCCGAGCAGGTCCAGGCGTGGGTCGAGCTGGCCGAACTGTCCCAGGACCCGGACTTTCGCGCCGGCATGCGGCGTGTGGCTGAGCAACACGCGGCCGACCGTGCCCATGGCAACACTTTGGGCGTGCGCCGTGATGCTGTCGCGATGGTCCGGGACCAGGTCGTGCCAGCCCTGGTGGCTGGCATCGACCCGGTGTCACCGCAGGCCGATCCTGTCGTCGCAGCGGTGATGGATCAGTACGCGCGCGATTGCGGTCGCCCCGACGACGTCGACCTTCGGCGCTGGTTGTTGGTCCGGCTGGAGTGTGCGAGCGACCCGCGCAGGGAGCGGTACCTGCAGCTGCTTTCTGTGATCAACGGCTGGCCGGCGACCGAAAGCCTGGGGCCGGTGTTCCACTGGACCATCCGGGCCTTGAGTGCCCGGACACCAACGTAGCGGCCGCCATGACCGTCGAGTTGCGGGTTGATGCAGTACCGCCGCCGCCGCCGCCCTGCTCCTGCGGACGTGGAGTGACGAGGACGTCGAACCGCTGACGGAGGTCTACCGCGACCCGGGTTCCCGCGCGATGGGCTGCCACTGTCACACCGAGTTACTACTCAGCCGGACGCCGGGCCGGACTCGACAGTCGGTCAGAGGCGCGCGGTCAGCGGCAGAAAAGTTCGTGTATGGTGACCGCTGTCAGCGATGAGGGGAGGTGAGCCCGGTGAGAACCCAATGTCACGTCTGGGCGCTCCACCCGGCCATCCCTGTCCGCTGACCTCGCGTCGGGGAGCGCCCTCCTAACCGGAGGAACAATGACCTTCTCCCCGTTTCGTATCGATGTATCGGACGAGGTACTCGACGACCTGCGGGCTCGGCTGGCCCGTACCCGCTTCACGGACCGTAGTGGCGATCGGCCGTGGCAGGCCGGCATGGACCCCGATTACCTGCGGCACCTGGTCTCCTACTGGGTCGATACGTTCGACTGGCGCGCTCGCGAAGCCGAACTCAACGCATTGCCCCATTTCCAGACCGAGATCGGCGGCCGGCGCATGCATTTCCTTCGCGTGCCAGGGGTGCGTCCGGCAGGCGCGCCCGCACGGCTGCCGCTGATCCTGAGCCACGGCTGGCCCAGCAGCTTCGTGGAGATGCTGCCGCTGGTCGATCGTCTGACCAACCCCGCCGAGTACGGGGGCGACCCCGCCGACGCGTTCGACGTGGTGGTGCCCTCGCTGCCAGGCTTCCTCTACTCGGAGCTGCCGAAGGGTCCGCTCACCCGCGCTACGATGGCGCAGACGCTGCACCTGTTGATGACGGACGTCCTTGGCTACCGGCGTTACGGCGCCTTCGGTGGCGATGTCGGCGGTGTCGTCACCGGTTGGCTGGGCGCGCTGTACCCCGAGCAGGTGGCCGGCATTCACATGATCCACCCACCGTTCCCGGCCAGCTTCGACTCCCATCCGCTTTCGCCCGCCGAGCAGGCGTATCTCGATGCCGAAGCGGCGTACGACGAGACGGACGGCGGCTACAGCGCCATCATGGGCACCCGGCCGGACACCATCGCCGCGGCACTGACCGACTCCCCAGCCGGACTGGCCGCCTGGCTCGTCGACAAGTACCGAGACTGGAGCGACAACCACGGGGACTTGGAAAGCCGGTTCGACCGGGACACCCTGCTCACGACCATCACCCTGTACTGGACCAGCGGCGCAATCGGCTCCTCGTTCCGGCAGTACTTCGACTTTGGTCACAACAGCCCACGACCCGCTATCACCGTGCCCGCCGCGTTCACGGTGAGCACCGAACCCTCGCAGGCCAACTTCCCCCGCGAGATCGCCGAACGCGCCTGCACCGACATCCGGCACTGGAGCGAGCCAGGTAGGGGCGGACACTTCATGCCGCTGGAGGAACCGGACCTGCTCGCCGGCGAACTGAGGCAGTTCTTCACGTCGCTCCGCCCGTACTGATCAGCAAGGGAGCCGGGTCACATCGGCCCGGCTCCCGCTGCCGGTCTCATACATCGGTCGAAAAGCCACCCACGAGTGCGTTCACTTCGACGCGCCTGCCAAACGCCGGTAACTCGCAAGGGAGTGAGGCGGCCGGGGAGCCGGCTTCATGCGAGT
Proteins encoded:
- a CDS encoding MerR family transcriptional regulator; protein product: MNGDTLYTIGDLARRTGLTVKTIRFYSDRGIVPPTDRSPTGYRLYGIEAVARLDLVRTLRDLGLDLATIRKVVDREISLQEVAAAHAEALAVQIRMLRRRRAVLTAVAKRGSTPEEMDLMHKLAKLSEDERQRLISEFLDAAFGGLEANPEFAGIMRSMTPELPDNPEAEQVQAWVELAELSQDPDFRAGMRRVAEQHAADRAHGNTLGVRRDAVAMVRDQVVPALVAGIDPVSPQADPVVAAVMDQYARDCGRPDDVDLRRWLLVRLECASDPRRERYLQLLSVINGWPATESLGPVFHWTIRALSARTPT
- a CDS encoding epoxide hydrolase family protein, with translation MTFSPFRIDVSDEVLDDLRARLARTRFTDRSGDRPWQAGMDPDYLRHLVSYWVDTFDWRAREAELNALPHFQTEIGGRRMHFLRVPGVRPAGAPARLPLILSHGWPSSFVEMLPLVDRLTNPAEYGGDPADAFDVVVPSLPGFLYSELPKGPLTRATMAQTLHLLMTDVLGYRRYGAFGGDVGGVVTGWLGALYPEQVAGIHMIHPPFPASFDSHPLSPAEQAYLDAEAAYDETDGGYSAIMGTRPDTIAAALTDSPAGLAAWLVDKYRDWSDNHGDLESRFDRDTLLTTITLYWTSGAIGSSFRQYFDFGHNSPRPAITVPAAFTVSTEPSQANFPREIAERACTDIRHWSEPGRGGHFMPLEEPDLLAGELRQFFTSLRPY